The segment GACTATGCACGTGTTTTATTTTATTTACAAATGGAATCAATGAAAGAAACCGTTATTGATATGCAAGTGCAAAATCGAGTGGTTACTGTAACGGTATTTAACGAACATACAGATATGCAATTGCTTGCAGAACCATTAAAGGCAGCCTTAAAAATAGGCCTAGCAGAAAAAAATTATCAGCTATCAGGTGTTTTTCTAAAGCCATTTGACAAGTCACAAAGTGATAAAATCAGCCCTGTAGTAGAACAGAGAGAGGAACAAAGTGGGGTGGATATTCGCGTATGAGCGAGGGAAAATTTACACGAAAAGAGGCAATTGCACTTACTTATAAAATGGGGCAAGTTGAGAGTCCTGTTGTAGTAGCAAAAGGAAAAGGAAAGATTGCTGAGAATATTTTGGCACGCGCAAATGAGCATAATGTGCCGATTTATGAGGATCCTAACCTTGTACAGCTACTTGGTCAATTAGATTTGAATGAGTCGATTCCTGAAGAATTATATCAAGCCGTGGCAGAGGTTTTTGCATTTATTTATCGTTTAGATCAGCAGCATGCAAAAAAATATAGAAAAAACGAATTATTCTGATTATTTATACGAACTGTATTAATACAAGAAATAGAAGAAAACGTCATAATAATAGAGAAAATTCGAACAAAAGACAAAGTGTAGACTTTATCAGAATCTTTCGTTAGAATAGTCTATGTTAGTAAAACAATTTTATGTAAATGTTTGATGGGAGGATGTATTATGAATATCCATGAATATCAAGGGAAAGAGAT is part of the Lysinibacillus sp. FSL K6-0232 genome and harbors:
- a CDS encoding EscU/YscU/HrcU family type III secretion system export apparatus switch protein, with product MSEGKFTRKEAIALTYKMGQVESPVVVAKGKGKIAENILARANEHNVPIYEDPNLVQLLGQLDLNESIPEELYQAVAEVFAFIYRLDQQHAKKYRKNELF